A genomic stretch from Sceloporus undulatus isolate JIND9_A2432 ecotype Alabama chromosome 5, SceUnd_v1.1, whole genome shotgun sequence includes:
- the ABRAXAS1 gene encoding BRCA1-A complex subunit Abraxas 1 isoform X1 — protein sequence MEGESTTALLPGFVFGALAFHHLSTDSDTEGFLLGDVKGEAKNSITDSQMDDVEVVYTIDIQKHIPCYQPFSFYNSAGELNEALLKKILSRCQKTVVGWYKLRRNTDQTMTFRERLLHTRLQSHFSNQGLVFLLLTSSVTSSSSSTYKLEYALHKPQEGLFQKVPLIVANLGMAEQQGYRTVSGSCISSGFCRAIAEHRSEFFNEDGSLKEVHKINEMYATLQEELKNLCSKVVDSERLIENLLAEVDQLREEVKRKKEHMLIAEKNKSHPDEPKENIFLCQALQNFFPNSGLNMNIVTLKGRQLSKYCCTVDHNIRVTDQLTLMLKETNFPEAETRLAMKRKASVSTSGTNPFKRLRSFQLRQKPFREENGNCDQERNMSNAEPDEDEPQEPGEYTRSPTI from the exons ATGGAGGGCGAGAGCACCACGGCCCTCCTGCCGGGCTTCGTCTTCGGGGCCCTGGCTTTCCACCACCTCAGCACCGACTCTGACACG GAAGGTTTCCTCCTTGGGGACGTGAAGGGCGAAGCTAAAAATAGTATTACGGACTCCCAAATGGACGATGTTGAAGTGGTTTATACAATTG ATATACAGAAACACATTCCATGTTATCAACCCTTCAG CTTTTACAATTCTGCTGGAGAACTGAATGAGGCACTGCTGAAGAAAATATTGTCAAGATGCCAGAAG acTGTGGTAGGCTGGTACAAGCTCAGGCGCAATACTGACCAGACCATGACTTTCCGAGAGCGACTCCTTCATACACGTTTACAATCACACTTTTCAAATCAGGGTCTTGTTTTTCTGTTACTAACTTCCAGTGTAACTTCTTCAAGTTCATCCACTTACAAACTTGAGTATGCCTTGCACAAACCACAAGAAGG TCTTTTCCAGAAAGTTCCTCTTATTGTGGCCAATCTGGGAATGGCAGAGCAACAAGGTTACAGAACTGTATCTGGTTCTTGTATTTCTTCTGGCTTTTGTAGAGCAATTGCAGAACACAG GTCAGAATTTTTTAATGAAGATGGGTCTCTAAAAGAGGTACATAAGATTAATGAAATGTATGCTACTTTGCAGGAGGAACTAAAG aaTCTATGCAGTAAAGTAGTGGATAGTGAAAGGCTGATAGAGAATCTATTAGCAGAAGTAGATCAACTAAGAgaagaagtaaaaagaaaaaaagaacatatgCTAATTGCAG aaaaaaacaaaagccaTCCAGATGAGCCAAAAGAGAATATTTTCCTTTGTCAGGCTTTGCAAAACTTTTTCCCAAACTCCGGACTAAACATGAACATTGTTACTTTAAAAGGAAGACAGCTTTCTAAGTATTGCTGCACTGTTGACCACAACATCAGAGTAACAGACCAACTAACATTAATGCTCAAAGAAACTAATTTTCCTGAAGCTGAAACAAGGCTAGCAATGAAACGAAAAGCTAGTGTAAGTACAAGTGGAACAAATCCCTTCAAAAGACTAAGATCATTCCAACTTCGTCAAAAACCATTTCGAGAAGAAAATGGCAATTGTGACCAAGAAAGAAATATGAGCAATGCTGAACCAGATGAGGATGAACCTCAAGAGCCTGGTGAATACACACGTTCTCCAACTATCTAA
- the ABRAXAS1 gene encoding BRCA1-A complex subunit Abraxas 1 isoform X2 has product MDDVEVVYTIDIQKHIPCYQPFSFYNSAGELNEALLKKILSRCQKTVVGWYKLRRNTDQTMTFRERLLHTRLQSHFSNQGLVFLLLTSSVTSSSSSTYKLEYALHKPQEGLFQKVPLIVANLGMAEQQGYRTVSGSCISSGFCRAIAEHRSEFFNEDGSLKEVHKINEMYATLQEELKNLCSKVVDSERLIENLLAEVDQLREEVKRKKEHMLIAEKNKSHPDEPKENIFLCQALQNFFPNSGLNMNIVTLKGRQLSKYCCTVDHNIRVTDQLTLMLKETNFPEAETRLAMKRKASVSTSGTNPFKRLRSFQLRQKPFREENGNCDQERNMSNAEPDEDEPQEPGEYTRSPTI; this is encoded by the exons ATGGACGATGTTGAAGTGGTTTATACAATTG ATATACAGAAACACATTCCATGTTATCAACCCTTCAG CTTTTACAATTCTGCTGGAGAACTGAATGAGGCACTGCTGAAGAAAATATTGTCAAGATGCCAGAAG acTGTGGTAGGCTGGTACAAGCTCAGGCGCAATACTGACCAGACCATGACTTTCCGAGAGCGACTCCTTCATACACGTTTACAATCACACTTTTCAAATCAGGGTCTTGTTTTTCTGTTACTAACTTCCAGTGTAACTTCTTCAAGTTCATCCACTTACAAACTTGAGTATGCCTTGCACAAACCACAAGAAGG TCTTTTCCAGAAAGTTCCTCTTATTGTGGCCAATCTGGGAATGGCAGAGCAACAAGGTTACAGAACTGTATCTGGTTCTTGTATTTCTTCTGGCTTTTGTAGAGCAATTGCAGAACACAG GTCAGAATTTTTTAATGAAGATGGGTCTCTAAAAGAGGTACATAAGATTAATGAAATGTATGCTACTTTGCAGGAGGAACTAAAG aaTCTATGCAGTAAAGTAGTGGATAGTGAAAGGCTGATAGAGAATCTATTAGCAGAAGTAGATCAACTAAGAgaagaagtaaaaagaaaaaaagaacatatgCTAATTGCAG aaaaaaacaaaagccaTCCAGATGAGCCAAAAGAGAATATTTTCCTTTGTCAGGCTTTGCAAAACTTTTTCCCAAACTCCGGACTAAACATGAACATTGTTACTTTAAAAGGAAGACAGCTTTCTAAGTATTGCTGCACTGTTGACCACAACATCAGAGTAACAGACCAACTAACATTAATGCTCAAAGAAACTAATTTTCCTGAAGCTGAAACAAGGCTAGCAATGAAACGAAAAGCTAGTGTAAGTACAAGTGGAACAAATCCCTTCAAAAGACTAAGATCATTCCAACTTCGTCAAAAACCATTTCGAGAAGAAAATGGCAATTGTGACCAAGAAAGAAATATGAGCAATGCTGAACCAGATGAGGATGAACCTCAAGAGCCTGGTGAATACACACGTTCTCCAACTATCTAA
- the MRPS18C gene encoding 28S ribosomal protein S18c, mitochondrial isoform X1 — protein sequence MAAVVAMLKGPGRLWCVFAGRRKNLCASGAVASRRRECSSQSQQVPSEADMPVAMENPYKEPPKKCILCGTTLDYKNVQLLSQFISPYTGKILGRHITGLCEKKQSELTKTIKRARKTGFMSVTYKDPTFLSDPKICNIKYPE from the exons ATGGCCGCCGTGGTTGCGATGTTGAAGGGACCGGGAAGGCTTTGGTGTGTCTTCGCCGGACGGAGGAAGAATCTTTGTGCTTCTGGAGCAG TTGCGTCACGGAGAAGAGAATGTAGTTCACAGAGCCAGCAGGTGCCCAGTGAGGCAGACATG CCTGTAGCGATGGAAAATCCCTATAAGGAACCACCTAAAAAATGCATCTTGTGTGGAACAACTCTTGACTACAAGAATGTACAG CTTTTATCACAGTTTATTTCTCCATATACTGGTAAAATCCTTGGTCGACACATAACAG GCTTATGTGAAAAGAAACAATCTGAACTCACAAAAACTATTAAAAGAGCCCGAAAAACag GATTTATGTCGGTGACATATAAGGACCCAACATTCCTCAGTGACCCTAAAATATGTAATATTAAATATCCAGAATGA
- the MRPS18C gene encoding 28S ribosomal protein S18c, mitochondrial isoform X2 — protein MAAVVAMLKGPGRLWCVFAGRRKNLCASGAVASRRRECSSQSQQVPSEADMPVAMENPYKEPPKKCILCGTTLDYKNVQLLSQFISPYTGKILGRHITGFMSVTYKDPTFLSDPKICNIKYPE, from the exons ATGGCCGCCGTGGTTGCGATGTTGAAGGGACCGGGAAGGCTTTGGTGTGTCTTCGCCGGACGGAGGAAGAATCTTTGTGCTTCTGGAGCAG TTGCGTCACGGAGAAGAGAATGTAGTTCACAGAGCCAGCAGGTGCCCAGTGAGGCAGACATG CCTGTAGCGATGGAAAATCCCTATAAGGAACCACCTAAAAAATGCATCTTGTGTGGAACAACTCTTGACTACAAGAATGTACAG CTTTTATCACAGTTTATTTCTCCATATACTGGTAAAATCCTTGGTCGACACATAACAG GATTTATGTCGGTGACATATAAGGACCCAACATTCCTCAGTGACCCTAAAATATGTAATATTAAATATCCAGAATGA